The genomic window ACGACGGCCATGCCATGGTGCAGGAAGGTGGGGATGAAACCGAGAATGGTCGATTCCTGACCGCCGTGCTGGGTGGCGGACGAGGTGAAGGCCGAGCCGACCTTGCCAACCAGCTTGCCGCTGAACCACAGGCCGCCGGTCTGGTCCCAGAAATTGCGCATCTGCGAGGCAACCGTGCCGAAGCGCGTGCCCGCGCCGACGATGATGGCGTCGTATTCGGCCAGTTCGTCTACCGTCGCTACGGGTGCCGGCTGATCCATCTTGAAGTGCGAGGCCTTGGCGACCTCTTCCGGAACCAGTTCGGGAACGCGCTTGACCACGGCTTCCGCGCCGGTGGACTTCACGCCTTCGGCAACCGCATAGGCCATTGTCTCGATATGGCCGTAAGAGGAGTAATA from Agrobacterium tumefaciens includes these protein-coding regions:
- the wrbA gene encoding NAD(P)H:quinone oxidoreductase type IV, whose protein sequence is MTKVLVLYYSSYGHIETMAYAVAEGVKSTGAEAVVKRVPELVPEEVAKASHFKMDQPAPVATVDELAEYDAIIVGAGTRFGTVASQMRNFWDQTGGLWFSGKLVGKVGSAFTSSATQHGGQESTILGFIPTFLHHGMAVVGLPYAFQRQMGVDEIKGGSPYGASTITDGDGSRQPSAIELEAARYQGAHVAKLAAKLSA